The DNA segment CTGGCCCTGGCCGCCTACAACGCCGGCCCGGGCAACGTGAAGAAGTACGGCGGGGTGCCGCCGTTCTCGGAGACCAAGGCCTACGTGCGCAAGGTCCAGGACGCGATGCAGGAGGTCACGCTGTGACGACCATGACCATGGCGGCGATGCCGGCGGCGGCCCCCGCCGCGGCACCGGCGGCCGGGCCCGGCACCTCCGGCAGCGGCCGGGGCGGGACGAGCGCCTCGGGCTCGTCCACGGGCGGCGGCAAGGCCGCGTCCGGGGGCGCCGCGGGGGCGGCCAAGGGAGGCGAGGCCGCCGAGGGCGCGCCCGCCGAGGAGGCCGTCGCTGCCGAGGGCGGCTTCGCCGCCGTCGTCGCCGCCGCGCTCGCCGCGCTCCCTGCCCAGCAGGGCCAGGCGCCGGTCGAGGGCGGGGCCGAGGGCGCCGACGGCCAGCCGGCCGGGGTCCCCGGTGCCGGGGCAGCGGTCCTCATCGGCCGCCCCGCGATCGAGGGCCTTCCCTCCGGCGCCGTCCCGGCCGCGGTGCTCCCGGCCGCCGGCCAGCTGCCCGTCGACGCGGCGGCCGACCTGGCCGCGGACGCCACGGTCGACCCCGCGCTGCTCGCCGGGACCGCGGCCGACAACGCTCCCGCCACGCCCGCCGCCGAGACGGCGCGCGTGCTGGCGGCCCCCGGGCTGACCGTCCAGGTCGCCCCGGCCGCGCCCGCTCAGCCCGCGCCGGTGCTCGACACGGCGGCGACCCTCGCCGCCGGGATGCCCGTCCTCGCGGGCGGCCCCGGCGACGCGTCGGCGGACACCTCCGGCGACACGCCTCAGGACGGCGCGCCGACCACCCCGCCGCTCGCCGCCGCCACGGCCGAGGCGCCGCCGAGCAGCGCCCCGGCGCCCGTCGCGCCGACGACCGGCAGCTCCCCGCTCGCCGCGCCGGCCGCGCCGGAGCGCCCGCAGCATTCCGCGCCGGCCCACCCGCCGGTCGCCGCGCAGGTCACGACGCACGTCGCGGGCCTGGCCACCGCCCAGGACGGGGTGCACCGCATGGTGCTGCAGCTGCACCCCGCCGACCTCGGCCAGGTCCAGGTCATCGCCGAGCTGCGCGACGGCCGGATCAACCTGCACCTGGCCGGCGGCACCGAGGCCGGGCGTGAGGCGCTCAAGGCCGCGCTGCCCGACCTCAAGCGCGACCTCGCCGACGCGGGCCTGTCGACCGGCTCGCTCGAGGTCGGCAGCGACGGCCCCGGCGGGTCGTCCTCCCGCGGGCGCGAGGCGGCCCAGCAGCGCCTCGAAGGGCGCACGTCCGGGACCTACGGCTCAGGTGAGGCCCAGGGCCGGTCGAACGACATCCCGAGCGCACCGGCACCGACGCGCCCGACCGGCGGCCGCGCCCTCGACCTGCGCGTCTGAGAGAGGACATCCATGCCTGACGCAGTCTCCGGCTACACCCCGATCAACGACGTCCTCGGTGTCCAGCAGACGCCGCAGACGACGAGGAAGTCCAACGACGAGCTGGACAAGGACGCGTTCCTCAAGCTGCTCGTCGCGCAGCTGAAGTACCAGGACCCCAACAGCCCGGTCGACAGCTCGCAGTTCATGTCGCAAACTGCCCAGTTCACGTCTGTTGAGAAGCTGACCAGTCTTGCCGATAGCCAGACTGCGCTGCTCTCCTCGCAGCAGCTGCTCAGCGCGAGCAGCCTCGTGGGTAAGACCGTGTCCTACCCCGGCCCCGACGGCACGGACGTCTCAGGGGTCGTGACCGCAGCACAGCTGAGCACCGACGGACCGGTGCTCCGCGTGGGGGACGCGAGCGTCCCACTCACCTCGGTGAAGGAAGTCAAGGCCACGCCCGCGGCGTGACCCGCGGCACCTGACCCTCCTCCCGCGCACTCCCTCCGTCCCCCCACTTCTTGGAGAACCTCCGTGCTCCGTTCCCTCTTCTCCGGCATCAGCGGCCTGAAGCAGCACCAGACGATGATGGACGTCACCGGCAACAACATCTCCAACGTCAACACCGCCGGCTTCAAGTCCTCCAGCACCGTCTTCGAGGACACGCTGAGCCAGATGGTCCGCGCCGCCGGCGCCCCGCAGGGCGGCAACGGCGGCACCAACCCCGCCCAGGTCGGCCTCGGTGTCCGGCTCGGCGGCATCGCCACGAACTTCGGCCAGGGGTCGGCCCAGACCACCGGCCGCGCGACCGACATCATGATCCAGGGCGACGGCTTCTTCGGCGTGCGCACCGGCGGCGAGACGCTCTTCACCCGCAACGGCTCGTTCAGCTTCGACCAGGACGGGCGCCTCGTCACGAACTCCGGCGGCGTGGTCCAGGGGTGGACGGCGCAGGACGGCGCGATCAACACCAACGGCGCGATCGGCGACATCCAGCTCCCGACCGGCACGCTGCTCGACCCGAAGGCGACCACGTCCGCCTCGCTCGGCGGCAACCTGCCTGCGGGCGCCGCGGTCGGCACGCAGATCAACGGCTCCTACAAGACGTTCGACGCGCAGGGCAAGGAGCACACCCTCGCCTACACGCTGACCAAGGCCGCCGGCACCGCCACCACCGACCGCTGGACCCTCACCACGACGGTCGACGGGGCTGCGGCCGCCGCCTCCACCGCCGCGCTCGAGTTCAGCAACACCGACGGCCGGCTCGTCACCCCGGCCCCCGCCGGCACCCCCGCCACCCAGGCCTTCACCGTCACCGCGCCCTGGGGCCCGGTCTCCATCGACGTGGGCACCGTGAGCTCGTTCGGTGGCGAGAACACCCTCGCCGCCGGCACCCAGGACGGCTCGGCCATGGGCTCGCTGCAGGCCTTCACCATCTCGCCGGACGGCACCCTGGTCGGTGTCTTCAGCAACGGCCTCAAGCAGCCGCTCGCGCAGCTGTCGCTCGCCTCCTTCAACAACCCCGCGGGCCTGGAGAAGGTCGGCGGCTCGATGTTCCGCAACAGCGTGAACTCGGGCAACCCGATCATGGGCGTCGCCGGCAGCGCGGGCCGCGGCACGCTGCAGAACAACACCCTCGAGATGTCCAACGTCGACCTCGCCGCCGAGTTCACCAACCTGATCGTGGCCCAGCGCGGCTTCCAGGCGAACTCGAAGGTCATCACGACCTCCGACGAGATCCTCAACGACCTGGTCAACCTCAAGCGCTAGTAGTCGTCGGCCCGAAGGCCCGGACGCCTCCCGTGTGGAGGTGCCCGGGCCTTCGGCCGTGGTCACGCATTGTGCGGCCCGACGGGTGGTGGCGCGCGCGGCTGCACGCGCGGTCGGCTGCGGGCCGAGGCTGTGGCCGTCCGGGGGGCACCCCGCCCGGTCTCGTACGCTTCGTCGATGTCCCGCCGAGCGCCCGCCGCCCCGACGCCCGATCCCGACCGCTCCGAGTTCGACAAGATGGTCGCCGGTGACTGGTACCGCTACCGGGTCAGCCCCGACCTCGTCGCGCTGACCGAGCGGACGCAGGCCCGCTGCCGGGAGATCAACGCCGCGTACGCCGAGGACCCCGCCCACGCGCTGGAGCTCCTGCGCGGCCTGCTCGGGACGATGGGGGAGGACGTGCAGTTCCGGCCGCCGTTCTACGCCGACCACGGCTCGCGGCTGCACATCGGGGACCGGTCGTTCCTCAACGCCGACTTCCTCGCGCTCGGCGGTGGTGAGATCACGATCGGCAGCGACGTCCTCATCGGCCCGGGCGCTCGGCTCTACACCCCCAACCACCCGCTCGACCCCGAGCTGCGCCGGCAGGGCTACGAGCGGGTGCTGCCCATCCGGATCGAGGACAACGTCTGGCTCGGCGGCAGCGTGGTGGTCCTCCCTGGCGTGACGATCGGGGAGTCCGCCGTGGTCGGTGCCGGCTCCGTGGTCACGAAGGACGTGGCTCCCGGCGCAGTCGTGGCCGGCAACCCGGCGCGCCCCATCCGCACCGGCGGTGCTGCGGTGGTGAACATCTGATCCGTTGTTCGGCATAGTTGGCTTTGTGCAAACACGATGTGTGCATCGCGCTTCGTTGATTGCTGGGTGACCTCGGCCGGACGCTGGCGCGGCCGGCGCCCGGGGAGAAGCGGCCGTGTAGGGGTACCCCGGCGCGTCACTCGGGTGGCGCGCGCTGCGCGTCCACGGGGGTCGTCGCCGCTGGCCGGGGGAGCTCGTGGCCACCGCCATCGGCCCGACGCACTTCCTCGGTGCCAGGGGCACGTTCGCCGCGTCAGGACACCGCGGAAGTGCCCCTCGCCGGAGGTCGTCCGCCGGGGGTCGCTGCGAGTGATCCCGCTCACCACGTGAGCGGCGAGCCTCAGCCGGCGGCAGGCTCCAGCTGCTGGTGCGGCACGTCCACCGTGAACCACACCTCTTTGTGCCCGCTGCCGATCGAGCAGCCCCAGTCGCTGCTGAGGGCGGCGACGATGTTCAGCCCGCGCCCGCTCTCGGCGTCCTCGTCGACCGGGCCCGAGCCCGCGGCCACGCACTGGGGCAGGCTGTCCGACACGCCGACGCGTACGTGGTCCTCGCCGAGCGCGACGGCGACGCGCATCGGGGGACGGCCGTGGCGCATCGCGTTGGTGACGAGCTCGCTGGCCGCCAGGAGCACCGCGTCCGCCGACTCGGAGACGCCCCAGCCCTCCAGCGTCCGCGACAGCAGTCGGCGCGCCTCGCGCACCGATGCCGGCTCCCCGGTCAACGGCGCAGCGACGACATGCTGGTAGGACACGGCTTCTCCCCGCTTCTCGAGGTCGTCCACGAGCCTGGACGCAAGGTTCTTACCCAACCCCTTCACACGGCCGAAACCCTCTCGACGCGCCGTTCGCCGGGCCCCGGGACTTCGGGCGGGGGCGCCGACGGCCCGAGCGACGGCGCGCCGCCTCGTTCGCCGGTCACCTGATCGGCGCAGTTTCCGGCGCTTAGGCGGGAGCCACGGGGCGCCGATCCGGTTAGAGCAGGCGGAAAGCCGGCACGGCGCCGAGCGCCGTTCGACAGGTCCTCGGGACCAACGATCCAGGACGGGAGGGCGGCCGCATGATCGTGCTGACCCGGCTCAACGGGCACGCGTTCGCGCTGAATCCCGACCTCATCGAGCGTGCGGAGAGCACGCCGGACACGGTGATCACGCTGGTCGACGGCAAGAAGTTCGTCGTCGCGGAGTCGGTCTTCGAGATGGTCACGCTCATCTCGGACTTCCGCTCGTCCGTGATCGCCCGTGCCCAGGTCCTCGAGACCGAGATGCAGCACGAGCAATCGCAGGGACCGGACGACCGGGGGCCGCAGCGCGGCCGCGTGGTCCCCCTGCCCATCAGGGAGGCGTGACCATGGACATCGCTGCAATCGTCGGGATCGTGTTGGCCTTCGCCGCGATCCTGGTCAACAACATCATGGAGGGCGGCAACCCGGCCGCGCTCATCTTCCCGCCTGCCCTCATCCTGGTCTTCGGTGGCACGATCGGCGGCTGTCTGGCCGGCGGTGTCCTCAAGGACACCATCAAGGCGTTCAAGGACGCGATCGCTGCGATCACCGGCAAGGCGAGCGACGCCGGCGCCGCCGTCGACGACATCGTCAAGCTGGCCGAGCGCGCCCGTCGTGAGGGCCTGCTGGCTCTCGAGGACGCCGCGAAGACGATCGACGACCCGTTCCTGCAGAAGGGCCTGCAGCTCGCGATCGACGGCACCGACCCGGACGAGCTGCGGGAGATCCTCGAGGCCGAGATCCAGGCGAAGAAGAAGTCGACCAAGCCCTCGGTGAAGTGGTTCACCGACGCCGGCGCCTACGCGCCGACCGTCGGCATCATCGGCACGGTCATGGGCCTCGTCCACGTGCTGGAGAACCTCGACAAGCCGGAGACGCTCGGCCACTCCATCGCCGCGGCCTTCCTCGCCACGCTCTGGGGCGTGCTCACCGCCAACGTCATGTGGTTCCCCATCGCCAAGCGCATCGCCCGTCTCACCGAGATGGAGGCCGAGCAGATGGAGGTCGTCGTCGAAGGCATCCTCGCGATCCAGGCCGGCTCGAACCCCCGCGTGGTCGCGCAGAAGCTCAAGGCACTGCTTCCCGACGGCGGCGCGGCCCAGGACGAGAAGAAGGCGGCCTAACCGATGAGCGCGCACGGGGGGCACGGCAAGGGACGCCGCCCAAAACCGCACGAGGAGGAGGAGCACGAGAACCACGAGCGGTGGCTGGTCAGCTACGCGGACATGCTGACCCTGCTGTTCGTGCTCTTCGTGGTGCTCTTCGCCATCAGCCAGGTCGACAAGAAGAAGTTCGAGGAGCTGAAGAAGGGCTTCGGGGCCGAGGTCTCGGTCATCGAGGGCAGCAACGGCGCCCTGGACGACCCGGCCACGGACCCGATCAAGACCGACGCGCTCGAGAACATCACCCCCCAGGCCGCCGGCCAGGTCTCCGCGGAGGCCCTGTCGGCTGCGGAGCGCAAGCTGCGCAGCGAGCAGGTGGCCAAGGCGGCGGCCGAGGCGAAGAAGCTCGAGGAGCTCGAGAAGAAGATCGACTCCGAGCTGAGCAAGCGCGGCCTGACCGACACGGTCAAGACCCGCATCAACGAGCGCGGGCTCGTGGTCAGCATCGTGACCAACCGGGTGATCTTCGAGCCCTCCAGCGCAGACCTCGCCGCCGGTGGCCGCGCCGTCCTCGAGACGGTGGCCCCGGTGCTCAAGACGGTCGAGAACCCGCTGGTGGTCGAGGGGCACACCAACACGGTCAAGGCCCGGCCGAAGGGGTGGAAGAACGAGTGGTTCCTCTCCACCGCGCGCGCCAGCGAGGTCGTGACCTACCTGGGCAGCCACGAGGGCGTCCCGTGGAAGCGGATGGAAGCCGCCGGCCTGGCCGACACCCAGCCGCTCTACGACCCGAGGGTCAACCCGCGGGCCGACACGCTCAACCGGCGCGTCGAGATCGTGATCCTGGCCGACGCGCTCAAGCCGAGCGCGACCAACGTCGAGAAGGCTTCGGAGTCCGAGATCGCCGCGGCCGAGGCCGGGGACGCGGAGGCGGCCGCCGAGTCCACGGACTCGCACGCCACGGACTCGCACGCCACGGAGTCCACGGACTCGCACGCCNNNNNNNNNNNNNNNNNNNNNNNNNNNNNNNNNNNNNNGAGGCCTCCGGCCACTGACCACCGGCACCAGACGCACGACCCGCACCGCCCACTACCCAAGCGAAGGAACGCACACATGGCCAAGGACAAGGCCGCCGAGACCGCCGAGGACGCCCCGGCCAAGGGCGGCAAGAAGAAGATGATCATCATCGCCGCCGTCGCGCTGGTCGCACTGCTCGGCGGGGTGTACAAGTTCGTGCTCGCCAAGCCGGCCGAGGCCGAGGCCAAGGAGCCCGAGCCGGGGATCACGCTCACCCTCGACCCGATCAACATCAACCTCGCCGACGGGCACTTCCTCAAGCTCGGCATCAGCCTGCTGTTCACCGTCGAGGGCAGCACGGGCCACGGGGAGCCGGAGGGTTCGGCCGCTCTGGACGACGCCATCTCGCTCTTCAGCGGCGAGGAGGTCTCGGTGCTCTCCGTGCCGAAGAACCGGGAGAAGCTCAAGAAGGAGCTCCTGGAGATGGTGAACGAGGACTACCACCACGGCGTGATGAAGGTGTACTTCACGAACTTCGTCATGCAGTGACGCCGGGCCTCCGCGTCCCGGAGGCACCACGCACGTCCCACCGACCGCCGGGGGCGCAGACCGCGCCCCCGGCGGTCGCGCGTCCCGGCTTGGTGATCACGACAGGTGAGGAACCCGTGACACCGGGGAACGGGGCACCTGACAGCATGGGTACGGCTCGAACCCCACCAACCAGGACCAGCCGGGCGCGACACGCCCGGAGGAAGACATTCACCCGTAAGAGCTAAGGCCCAGGACCTCCGACGCCGAAGAGCCCCACGTGACAGCAGGAACGCCGCTTTCCCCAGCCGAGGTGGACGAGGCCGACGCGCCCGTCGCCGGCCCCGGGAGCGCCCCGGGCTCGGGCACGTCCGGGTCGCGTGGCCGCGTCGGCCGCCGATCGCGCGGCTCCGGGCCCGTGGCGTACGACTTCCGCCGCCCGACCAAGCTCTCCCGTGAGCACGTCCGGACGCTGCAGATCGTCTTCGAGACGTTCTCCCGGCAGTACACGACCCTCCTCACGTCGACGCTGCGCACGGTCGCCCAGGTCAACCTGGTGTCGATCGACCAGCTGACCTACGACGAGTACGTCTCCCAGCTGGCCAACCCGACCCACATGGCCGTCCTCAGCGTGGAGCCGCTGCCGGGCGCCGGCGTGCTGGAGTTCTCCGTCGGCACCGCGATGGCCTGCGTCGACCACCTGCTCGGCGGCCCCGGTGCCGAGAGCCAGCCCGAGCGCGCCCTGTCCGAGATCGAGGCGACGCTGCTGCGCGGCCTGCTCGACCGGGTCCTCGGCGAGCTGCGGTACGCCTTCGAGGGCGTGCTGCGCCTCGAGCCGACGATCACCGGCATCGAGTACAACCCGCAGTTCGCGCAGGTCGCCAGCGCCTCGGACATGGTCCTGGTGGCGTCCTTCGACATGAAGGTCGGCGCGGTCGAGACCGTGGCCACGGTCTGCCTGCCCTTCAACCCCACCCTCGCCGCGCTGGACGCGGCCAGCGGCGCCCACACCACCGGCGAGCGCGAGCGGCTCGCGCGCGAGGAGGCCGCCAGGCGCGTCCGCGATCGCCTGCAGGACGTGCCCGTGGAGGTCGCAGTCCGCTTCGCCGGCACGGCGGCGCGCCCGCGCGACCTGGTGAACCTGCAGGTCGGCGACGTCCTGCCGCTCAAGCACAACACCGGCGACCCGCTCACCGTGACGGCCGCCGACATCGTCTTCGCCCACGCGGTGCCCGGCGCCGCGGGCAAGCGGCTCGCCGTGCTCGTCGTCGAGTCGCCCGAGAACTCGAACCCCCTGAAGCCGGAGGAGCCCGCATGACCACCGTCGCCCCCGAGGTCCTCGAGGCGGTCGTCGCCGCCGCGGAGGCCGCCGCGTCCGCGCTCCCGAGCGCGGCCCCGCTCGTGCCGGGCACCCCGGTCTTCGACATCACCGCCGCACCCGTCCCGGCGGACGCCGCCACGGCCGTCGTCGCCGGGCTCACCGGCAGCGTGCGGGGCTCGTCGCTCGTGGTCATCGGCGCGGACCTGGTCGACGCCCTGCGCAGCTCCCCGCTCGGCGAGCTCGACGTCTCGGCGGCGGTCCAGCCGGCGCTCACCGCGGCCGGCGCCGCGTTCGGCCAGGTCGTCGTCGAGACCGGGCGCGAGCTC comes from the Motilibacter aurantiacus genome and includes:
- a CDS encoding flagellar hook-length control protein FliK; its protein translation is MTMAAMPAAAPAAAPAAGPGTSGSGRGGTSASGSSTGGGKAASGGAAGAAKGGEAAEGAPAEEAVAAEGGFAAVVAAALAALPAQQGQAPVEGGAEGADGQPAGVPGAGAAVLIGRPAIEGLPSGAVPAAVLPAAGQLPVDAAADLAADATVDPALLAGTAADNAPATPAAETARVLAAPGLTVQVAPAAPAQPAPVLDTAATLAAGMPVLAGGPGDASADTSGDTPQDGAPTTPPLAAATAEAPPSSAPAPVAPTTGSSPLAAPAAPERPQHSAPAHPPVAAQVTTHVAGLATAQDGVHRMVLQLHPADLGQVQVIAELRDGRINLHLAGGTEAGREALKAALPDLKRDLADAGLSTGSLEVGSDGPGGSSSRGREAAQQRLEGRTSGTYGSGEAQGRSNDIPSAPAPTRPTGGRALDLRV
- a CDS encoding flagellar hook capping FlgD N-terminal domain-containing protein; the protein is MPDAVSGYTPINDVLGVQQTPQTTRKSNDELDKDAFLKLLVAQLKYQDPNSPVDSSQFMSQTAQFTSVEKLTSLADSQTALLSSQQLLSASSLVGKTVSYPGPDGTDVSGVVTAAQLSTDGPVLRVGDASVPLTSVKEVKATPAA
- a CDS encoding flagellar hook protein FlgE translates to MLRSLFSGISGLKQHQTMMDVTGNNISNVNTAGFKSSSTVFEDTLSQMVRAAGAPQGGNGGTNPAQVGLGVRLGGIATNFGQGSAQTTGRATDIMIQGDGFFGVRTGGETLFTRNGSFSFDQDGRLVTNSGGVVQGWTAQDGAINTNGAIGDIQLPTGTLLDPKATTSASLGGNLPAGAAVGTQINGSYKTFDAQGKEHTLAYTLTKAAGTATTDRWTLTTTVDGAAAAASTAALEFSNTDGRLVTPAPAGTPATQAFTVTAPWGPVSIDVGTVSSFGGENTLAAGTQDGSAMGSLQAFTISPDGTLVGVFSNGLKQPLAQLSLASFNNPAGLEKVGGSMFRNSVNSGNPIMGVAGSAGRGTLQNNTLEMSNVDLAAEFTNLIVAQRGFQANSKVITTSDEILNDLVNLKR
- a CDS encoding sugar O-acetyltransferase is translated as MSRRAPAAPTPDPDRSEFDKMVAGDWYRYRVSPDLVALTERTQARCREINAAYAEDPAHALELLRGLLGTMGEDVQFRPPFYADHGSRLHIGDRSFLNADFLALGGGEITIGSDVLIGPGARLYTPNHPLDPELRRQGYERVLPIRIEDNVWLGGSVVVLPGVTIGESAVVGAGSVVTKDVAPGAVVAGNPARPIRTGGAAVVNI
- a CDS encoding ATP-binding protein, which encodes MSYQHVVAAPLTGEPASVREARRLLSRTLEGWGVSESADAVLLAASELVTNAMRHGRPPMRVAVALGEDHVRVGVSDSLPQCVAAGSGPVDEDAESGRGLNIVAALSSDWGCSIGSGHKEVWFTVDVPHQQLEPAAG
- a CDS encoding flagellar FlbD family protein, encoding MIVLTRLNGHAFALNPDLIERAESTPDTVITLVDGKKFVVAESVFEMVTLISDFRSSVIARAQVLETEMQHEQSQGPDDRGPQRGRVVPLPIREA
- a CDS encoding flagellar motor protein, which translates into the protein MDIAAIVGIVLAFAAILVNNIMEGGNPAALIFPPALILVFGGTIGGCLAGGVLKDTIKAFKDAIAAITGKASDAGAAVDDIVKLAERARREGLLALEDAAKTIDDPFLQKGLQLAIDGTDPDELREILEAEIQAKKKSTKPSVKWFTDAGAYAPTVGIIGTVMGLVHVLENLDKPETLGHSIAAAFLATLWGVLTANVMWFPIAKRIARLTEMEAEQMEVVVEGILAIQAGSNPRVVAQKLKALLPDGGAAQDEKKAA
- a CDS encoding OmpA/MotB family protein → MSAHGGHGKGRRPKPHEEEEHENHERWLVSYADMLTLLFVLFVVLFAISQVDKKKFEELKKGFGAEVSVIEGSNGALDDPATDPIKTDALENITPQAAGQVSAEALSAAERKLRSEQVAKAAAEAKKLEELEKKIDSELSKRGLTDTVKTRINERGLVVSIVTNRVIFEPSSADLAAGGRAVLETVAPVLKTVENPLVVEGHTNTVKARPKGWKNEWFLSTARASEVVTYLGSHEGVPWKRMEAAGLADTQPLYDPRVNPRADTLNRRVEIVILADALKPSATNVEKASESEIAAAEAGDAEAAAESTDSHATDSHATESTDSHA
- a CDS encoding flagellar basal body-associated FliL family protein, which encodes MAKDKAAETAEDAPAKGGKKKMIIIAAVALVALLGGVYKFVLAKPAEAEAKEPEPGITLTLDPININLADGHFLKLGISLLFTVEGSTGHGEPEGSAALDDAISLFSGEEVSVLSVPKNREKLKKELLEMVNEDYHHGVMKVYFTNFVMQ
- a CDS encoding flagellar motor switch protein FliM; this encodes MAYDFRRPTKLSREHVRTLQIVFETFSRQYTTLLTSTLRTVAQVNLVSIDQLTYDEYVSQLANPTHMAVLSVEPLPGAGVLEFSVGTAMACVDHLLGGPGAESQPERALSEIEATLLRGLLDRVLGELRYAFEGVLRLEPTITGIEYNPQFAQVASASDMVLVASFDMKVGAVETVATVCLPFNPTLAALDAASGAHTTGERERLAREEAARRVRDRLQDVPVEVAVRFAGTAARPRDLVNLQVGDVLPLKHNTGDPLTVTAADIVFAHAVPGAAGKRLAVLVVESPENSNPLKPEEPA